TCTGCACTACTGTTTGTAAAAAGTACTGTAACTGTTCTGCCCAATCACTAGGAGTATAAGCCAGATGGGGCATATCACTCTCGCCACATCCTAGTAAATCAGGGTTGTAAATCAAATTACGCTGACCTAAATTATTCCATTCACGACCAAATCGTTGCCAAAATTGCCGCGACAATCCCACACCAATAGGATGAATTAACAGTAAGGGAATACCCTGAGATGTTGTGTTAGTTGGTTGAAGAACTTCGTAGGCACAACGATAATTCTGCCAAGTGTAAAACTGGCTAGGATTTGCTGTCAAGTTGGTTGTATTAGTTACAGCAGATGGTTGCATAATTCCTAGTTTTAATACTTGCTAAAAAAGCATCTGTGGATGAATTAATTGGTATCCAGCCTCTTTCAGCTTTTCATTCGATACCCAAGCATTATAGGGGCGAGTACTCTTAATAGAAGTATCCCATATAACTTTGGGTAAATTATGTTTTTCAAATAGACTATCTAGCAAGTCTCGGCTGGTGAGATGTGCATCATCTACTAGATTATAAATCCCTTGCAAACGACGGTGACGAGCAAATTCTATCGCACCAACAATATCGTCTAGGTGAATCCAATTGGTGATATCCTCACCACCAGGACGGGTTGTACCAGAATATTTACCAAATATTTTTAATAGTTCCCGATTGGGGCCATAAATTCCTCCTAAACGGAAGATACAAACGCGGAGGTTTTCGCTAGATGCTGATAGCAAAATATCTTCTGTTTTTCGGAGAATCTGAGCATTTAAATTAGCAGGTGCAAGGGGTGTTTCTTCATCTACCCATACACCATTTCTGTCACCATAGACTGCATAACTTCCTGTGTATATTAATTGTTTCACACTCGGAATCTGCTGCAAAGATGAAACTAAATTTTGGGCAGTTTGGAGATAAGTTTCTTCATAAACTTCCGCACTTTTTGCACCAACACTCAAAAGGATAACATCTTGATTGTGCAAAACTGATTTTAGAC
This Nostoc sp. KVJ3 DNA region includes the following protein-coding sequences:
- a CDS encoding SDR family oxidoreductase, with product MNVAIIGCGYVGYQVAQYWQQKMNFVVSVTTTSSERVPALQSVSQRVVVTRGNELDSLKSVLHNQDVILLSVGAKSAEVYEETYLQTAQNLVSSLQQIPSVKQLIYTGSYAVYGDRNGVWVDEETPLAPANLNAQILRKTEDILLSASSENLRVCIFRLGGIYGPNRELLKIFGKYSGTTRPGGEDITNWIHLDDIVGAIEFARHRRLQGIYNLVDDAHLTSRDLLDSLFEKHNLPKVIWDTSIKSTRPYNAWVSNEKLKEAGYQLIHPQMLF